A part of Rhodopirellula bahusiensis genomic DNA contains:
- a CDS encoding sulfatase family protein, with the protein MRIPYLLPFCLPAVFTILPTPTFAADPDDVAGSRPNIVVIFMDDMAYADIGPFGAKGYSTPNLDRLANEGRKFTDFSVSSAVCSASRSALLTGCYHRRLGLSGALGPQAKVGLAPSETTFAEVCRSAGYRTACHGKWHLGHHPKFLPTNQGFDQFYGIPYSNDMWPLHPDTIRRQQKDPHDPGNWPPLPIIEAVAGQPPRIVNDNVQPTDQEQMTVELTRRSVEFIEDPSSDKPFLLYLPHPMVHVPLYVSERFRGKSGAGLFGDVMMEIDWSVGQILSAIESIDQQKNTLVIFTSDNGPWLSYGNHAGSAGPLREGKGTQWEGGVREPTAMWWPDTIPAGTTCDTFCSTIDVLPTIVELTGGEAPEQKIDGHSILDLMLDVPGAKSPHESFVGYYGGGQLQTIRNERFKLVFPHAYRTLGDRKAGKDGMPDGYAMTKSGLELYDLDADVSETTNVIEAHPEIVKQLQAAAEAYRQQLGDKLQKVTGSEIRGPGKLAEDDAQLKW; encoded by the coding sequence ATGCGAATCCCCTATCTCCTGCCGTTTTGCCTCCCCGCCGTCTTCACAATTCTTCCCACCCCAACTTTTGCCGCCGATCCCGATGATGTCGCGGGGTCACGCCCCAACATCGTCGTGATCTTCATGGACGACATGGCTTACGCCGACATCGGTCCTTTTGGTGCCAAGGGCTACTCCACACCGAACTTGGATCGACTCGCCAACGAAGGCCGCAAGTTCACCGACTTCAGTGTTTCTTCCGCAGTCTGCTCCGCGTCACGTTCGGCTCTTCTGACCGGCTGCTACCACCGAAGACTTGGACTTTCCGGTGCCCTCGGACCTCAAGCCAAGGTTGGACTCGCTCCGTCCGAAACCACCTTCGCCGAAGTTTGCCGATCCGCTGGCTATCGAACCGCCTGCCACGGAAAATGGCACCTGGGACATCACCCCAAATTCTTGCCAACCAATCAAGGATTCGACCAGTTCTACGGAATCCCCTACAGCAACGACATGTGGCCGTTGCACCCCGACACCATTCGTCGTCAACAGAAAGATCCCCACGATCCAGGCAACTGGCCACCGCTGCCAATCATCGAAGCTGTCGCGGGCCAGCCCCCTCGAATCGTCAACGACAACGTCCAACCCACAGATCAAGAACAGATGACGGTGGAACTCACCCGTCGCAGCGTCGAGTTCATCGAAGATCCATCCAGCGACAAGCCGTTCTTGCTGTATCTGCCTCATCCGATGGTCCACGTCCCGCTGTATGTCTCCGAGCGTTTCCGTGGCAAGAGCGGAGCAGGGCTGTTCGGCGACGTGATGATGGAAATCGATTGGTCGGTCGGCCAAATTCTTTCCGCGATTGAATCCATCGACCAACAAAAGAACACGCTCGTGATCTTCACCAGCGACAACGGACCGTGGCTTTCTTATGGCAACCACGCCGGCAGTGCCGGTCCCCTTCGCGAAGGCAAAGGCACCCAGTGGGAAGGCGGCGTTCGCGAACCAACTGCGATGTGGTGGCCCGACACTATTCCGGCTGGCACCACCTGCGACACGTTTTGCTCCACCATCGATGTGCTGCCAACGATTGTCGAGTTGACCGGCGGCGAGGCTCCCGAGCAAAAGATCGATGGCCACTCCATCCTGGACTTGATGTTGGATGTCCCGGGCGCGAAATCACCTCACGAATCCTTCGTCGGCTACTACGGCGGCGGGCAACTCCAAACGATTCGCAACGAACGTTTCAAATTGGTTTTCCCGCACGCCTATCGAACGCTTGGTGATCGTAAAGCAGGAAAAGACGGCATGCCCGACGGCTACGCGATGACCAAGTCTGGTTTGGAGCTGTACGACTTGGACGCCGATGTTTCGGAAACAACCAACGTGATCGAAGCCCACCCGGAAATCGTCAAGCAACTGCAGGCCGCCGCGGAAGCCTATCGTCAACAACTCGGCGACAAACTTCAAAAGGTCACGGGTTCAGAAATTCGCGGCCCCGGAAAGCTGGCCGAAGACGATGCCCAACTGAAGTGGTGA
- a CDS encoding cryptochrome/photolyase family protein, giving the protein MTKIRHLVLVLGDQLNHDSEAFDDFDPETDRVWMAENDEEATHVWCHQTRLVGFFSPMRHFREELIQRGFDVLYHELTGDRRKARESSFASVLRRTLSAHSVEKILVVAPGDYRVREQLKSTAEQEDVPLEFLADNHFYCSPDQFDEWASGRKSMVMEQFYRAMRKEHSILLDEEGAPEGGQWNFDQDNRKTFGKGGPKEVPPTPSFEPDAITREVIAMVRDRFEDHPGKVDRFDLPVCRDQALESLDDFIEHRLPLFGTYQDAMWEGETFLYHSRLSHSINLHLLSPKEVVDAAVKAYKNGDAPLNCVEGFVRQILGWREYVRGVYWNRMPDYEERNALHCDSEQDVPPFFWDGNTDMACVSDAMRLLVDTAYAHHIQRLMVLGLFAQLFGTHPLRFHHWHMAMYADAIDWVSLPNALGMSQYGDGGLMATKPYCATGKYINRMSNHCKNCRYDPAKSTGDDACPFTTLYWDFLDRHKQQFQNNNRMTLQLKNIERKDSSEWTAIRSRARKIRSGAIKLQQ; this is encoded by the coding sequence ATGACAAAAATTCGCCATCTCGTGCTCGTCTTGGGTGATCAACTCAACCACGATTCCGAGGCCTTCGACGATTTTGATCCCGAAACCGATCGTGTTTGGATGGCGGAAAACGACGAAGAAGCCACCCATGTTTGGTGCCATCAAACTCGCCTGGTCGGATTTTTCAGTCCGATGCGGCACTTTCGCGAGGAGTTGATCCAGCGAGGATTCGATGTTCTCTACCACGAACTGACCGGCGATCGACGAAAGGCTCGCGAAAGTTCATTTGCCAGCGTTCTGCGGAGAACGCTCTCGGCACACTCGGTCGAAAAGATCTTGGTCGTTGCTCCGGGTGACTACCGAGTTCGCGAACAACTCAAATCCACCGCCGAGCAGGAAGACGTGCCACTTGAGTTTCTCGCCGACAATCATTTCTACTGCTCGCCCGACCAATTTGACGAATGGGCATCGGGTCGCAAATCGATGGTGATGGAACAGTTCTATCGAGCGATGCGAAAGGAGCACAGCATCCTGCTCGACGAAGAAGGTGCCCCGGAAGGCGGTCAATGGAACTTCGACCAAGACAATCGCAAGACATTCGGCAAAGGCGGCCCGAAAGAAGTTCCGCCGACGCCCTCATTTGAACCTGACGCGATCACACGCGAAGTGATCGCGATGGTGAGAGATCGATTCGAAGACCATCCCGGCAAAGTCGATCGGTTCGATCTGCCCGTTTGCCGCGACCAGGCGTTGGAATCGCTCGATGATTTCATTGAACATCGATTGCCGTTGTTCGGCACCTACCAAGACGCGATGTGGGAGGGCGAAACCTTTCTCTATCATTCACGATTGTCTCATTCAATTAACTTGCACCTGCTGTCGCCGAAAGAGGTCGTCGATGCAGCAGTGAAGGCTTACAAAAATGGTGACGCACCGCTGAACTGCGTCGAAGGATTTGTCCGACAGATCCTTGGGTGGCGAGAGTACGTCCGCGGAGTCTATTGGAACCGAATGCCAGACTACGAAGAACGCAACGCTCTTCACTGCGACTCGGAACAAGATGTTCCGCCGTTCTTCTGGGACGGCAACACCGACATGGCCTGCGTCTCCGACGCGATGCGTTTGCTGGTCGACACGGCCTACGCGCACCATATCCAGCGACTGATGGTGCTTGGATTGTTTGCTCAACTTTTTGGCACACACCCGTTGCGATTCCATCACTGGCACATGGCGATGTATGCCGATGCGATCGATTGGGTCAGCCTTCCCAATGCACTTGGCATGAGCCAGTACGGTGACGGAGGCTTGATGGCGACCAAGCCCTACTGCGCCACTGGCAAATACATCAACCGCATGAGCAACCACTGCAAGAATTGCCGCTACGATCCCGCGAAATCAACCGGGGACGACGCCTGCCCATTCACGACTCTGTATTGGGACTTTCTCGATCGTCACAAACAGCAGTTTCAAAACAACAATCGCATGACGCTGCAACTGAAGAACATTGAACGAAAAGACTCCTCTGAATGGACGGCCATCCGTTCGCGTGCAAGGAAGATCCGCAGTGGAGCGATCAAATTGCAGCAGTAG
- a CDS encoding DUF1559 domain-containing protein — MNSKVSRRGFTLVELLVVIAIIGVLVGLLLPAVQAAREAARRMQCGNNMKQLGLALHNYHSAYNRLPQHGGGTAHVAGGPDNVLMLSVLVPMTPFIEQQAFWEQISNPFVASNGNTYPAMGPAPWDTGYDPWRTTVGTFRCPSDPTVPTAGQFGMNNYAACIGDGINWTDRGGINDNGTPGNPQAADQFLRGVFKTRRATAFRDILDGLSNTIMMGEICTDAGNREIIGQPVFIGDGAVFTNPTAAACTTNAIDPQRPQFYLPTAELQYGRADQWNRGHRWMCALGMYTMINTIRPPNKESCQSHNTDGREGTYTAASRHQGGCHILLGDGAVRFITDSIESGNQEAYIDQPGVESPYGVWGALGTAAMRETLDAEAF, encoded by the coding sequence ATGAATTCCAAGGTTTCCCGACGCGGGTTTACTCTGGTTGAGTTGCTCGTTGTCATCGCCATCATCGGCGTACTTGTTGGCCTGCTATTGCCAGCCGTTCAGGCCGCCCGAGAAGCTGCACGCCGAATGCAGTGCGGCAATAACATGAAGCAGCTTGGCCTCGCGCTGCACAACTACCATTCCGCTTACAACCGCTTGCCTCAACACGGTGGCGGCACAGCGCACGTGGCTGGTGGCCCCGACAACGTTCTGATGCTCAGCGTTCTCGTTCCGATGACTCCGTTCATTGAACAACAAGCCTTTTGGGAACAAATCAGCAACCCGTTTGTTGCATCCAATGGAAACACCTACCCAGCGATGGGCCCCGCCCCTTGGGACACCGGCTACGATCCATGGCGAACCACTGTCGGAACGTTCCGCTGCCCGAGCGACCCGACCGTCCCAACGGCTGGCCAGTTTGGGATGAACAACTACGCAGCTTGCATCGGCGATGGCATCAACTGGACCGACCGCGGTGGCATCAATGACAACGGGACGCCCGGCAACCCACAAGCAGCTGATCAGTTCCTGCGAGGTGTTTTCAAAACCCGACGAGCGACCGCGTTTCGTGACATCCTCGATGGACTGTCAAACACAATCATGATGGGCGAGATCTGCACAGACGCGGGAAACCGTGAAATCATCGGCCAACCAGTCTTCATCGGTGACGGTGCGGTTTTCACCAACCCGACCGCCGCTGCTTGCACAACCAACGCGATTGACCCTCAGCGGCCTCAGTTTTATTTGCCGACCGCGGAACTGCAGTACGGCCGAGCCGACCAATGGAACCGAGGGCATCGATGGATGTGTGCTCTGGGGATGTACACGATGATCAACACCATCCGGCCTCCGAACAAAGAAAGCTGTCAGTCCCACAACACGGACGGCCGAGAGGGAACCTATACCGCGGCCAGCAGACACCAAGGTGGTTGCCACATTCTGCTAGGAGACGGTGCGGTTCGATTCATCACCGATTCAATTGAATCGGGTAACCAAGAGGCGTACATCGACCAACCCGGTGTCGAAAGCCCTTACGGAGTGTGGGGCGCACTCGGGACCGCGGCAATGCGCGAGACCCTCGACGCGGAAGCCTTCTGA
- a CDS encoding C25 family cysteine peptidase, with the protein MRWIAMTSRTISLCSCTLVLLGLCSAFTLTSAAQADEADVVVVAAPELDEALQPWIQMRSDQGLRIAIARPGDTAALTHQQIWNAGGPETRYIVLVGDTPDYDTRRDQPHQIPTWMIPAPVTSRFGSTSALPSDLPYGDRDGDKISDAAIGRLPVRSAEQLTRVIQRIEAYENSDDFGLWRRSFQLTGGVGGFGAMVDTAIESVTRGVITTVLPADTKPQIAYASPNHPFCPAGESFTDAVLHRYRTGARFWVYAGHGQIDRLELLKTTAPDGTPAAREQWSVESLLNNQNANQLKRAPEGATIAVLLACFAGAYDAPGDCLAERMILADGGPIAVIASSRLSMPYGNACMGLGLLESVYSGGPQNTGCDRIGDAMLHAARSLQSKEKGTQSTMRVMVDTLASMISPAGTDLQQERLEHAALYQLLGDPTLRLHPPQPLDLSIESTDDVAARSLSVAVTSPIAGTLIVAIERPLTAITQTPTDSPNDHDAHGTTITEHHIEVPAGKRVLQTLSLPLGETGPLIIRGFVHGKTGWASAAQRTFLPD; encoded by the coding sequence ATGAGATGGATCGCAATGACCAGTCGCACGATATCCCTCTGCTCATGCACGTTGGTTTTGCTGGGACTTTGTTCCGCGTTCACCCTGACCTCCGCTGCACAGGCCGATGAAGCAGACGTCGTCGTCGTCGCGGCACCTGAGCTCGACGAAGCCCTGCAGCCTTGGATCCAAATGCGATCCGACCAGGGACTGCGAATCGCGATCGCTCGTCCGGGCGACACCGCAGCCCTCACGCATCAACAGATCTGGAATGCTGGCGGTCCGGAAACTCGTTACATCGTCTTGGTCGGCGACACGCCCGACTACGACACACGTCGCGATCAACCACATCAAATACCAACCTGGATGATCCCAGCCCCGGTCACTTCGCGATTCGGATCCACATCCGCTTTGCCCAGCGACCTTCCTTATGGTGATCGTGACGGCGACAAGATCAGTGACGCTGCGATTGGCCGCCTACCCGTTCGATCGGCCGAGCAACTCACTCGCGTGATCCAGCGCATCGAAGCCTATGAAAACTCAGACGACTTCGGACTCTGGCGACGTTCATTTCAATTGACCGGCGGAGTCGGCGGCTTCGGTGCCATGGTCGACACCGCCATTGAATCCGTCACTCGTGGTGTCATCACGACCGTCTTGCCAGCGGATACGAAACCACAGATCGCATATGCCAGCCCCAACCATCCGTTTTGCCCGGCGGGTGAATCATTCACCGATGCGGTGCTTCATCGCTACCGCACGGGAGCCCGTTTCTGGGTGTATGCCGGTCACGGACAAATCGATCGCCTCGAACTGTTGAAAACAACGGCTCCCGATGGCACGCCTGCAGCACGTGAACAATGGTCAGTTGAATCGTTGCTCAACAATCAAAACGCAAATCAGCTTAAACGAGCCCCCGAAGGCGCAACCATCGCCGTGTTGCTCGCTTGTTTTGCCGGCGCCTACGACGCACCAGGAGACTGCTTGGCCGAACGAATGATACTCGCCGACGGAGGCCCTATCGCGGTGATAGCTTCATCGCGTTTGTCGATGCCCTATGGAAACGCTTGCATGGGATTGGGACTGCTGGAATCGGTTTACTCGGGCGGCCCTCAAAACACCGGATGCGACCGAATCGGTGACGCGATGTTGCATGCCGCCCGCAGCCTGCAGTCCAAAGAGAAAGGAACGCAATCCACAATGCGAGTGATGGTCGACACGCTCGCGTCGATGATCTCGCCGGCGGGCACGGATCTGCAACAAGAACGTTTGGAACATGCCGCGCTCTATCAATTGCTCGGCGACCCGACCTTGCGTCTGCACCCGCCGCAACCGCTGGACCTGTCCATCGAATCCACCGACGATGTCGCCGCACGATCACTCAGTGTCGCCGTCACCAGCCCCATCGCCGGGACGTTGATTGTCGCCATTGAACGACCGTTGACCGCGATCACTCAAACGCCCACCGATTCGCCCAACGATCACGATGCCCACGGAACCACGATCACCGAGCACCACATCGAAGTTCCCGCCGGCAAACGAGTCCTGCAAACACTTTCGCTTCCTTTGGGCGAAACCGGTCCATTGATCATCCGGGGTTTTGTTCATGGTAAAACAGGGTGGGCCAGCGCGGCCCAGAGAACCTTCCTCCCTGATTGA
- the ruvX gene encoding Holliday junction resolvase RuvX, giving the protein MSTPTTTADDGFPATGRLASVDYGTVRIGVAICDPDWILASPLEIHPVSTPEKDAQYFIDLAKSERISAWVVGLPIHCDGGESDKSKESRKFAAWLKETTGLPTRLFDERFTTVAANAKIRQGKTTRKKTKQRVDAVAAQVLLESFLESCRYRGELSGHILEDSTSDDSLDDA; this is encoded by the coding sequence ATGTCCACTCCCACCACCACTGCCGACGACGGATTCCCTGCGACCGGACGATTGGCATCGGTCGACTATGGAACCGTTCGCATCGGCGTCGCGATTTGCGATCCCGACTGGATCCTGGCCAGTCCGCTCGAAATCCATCCAGTCAGCACGCCGGAGAAGGACGCCCAGTATTTCATTGACCTGGCAAAGTCCGAACGAATCTCCGCTTGGGTGGTTGGCCTTCCAATTCACTGCGACGGCGGCGAGAGCGACAAAAGCAAAGAAAGCCGAAAATTCGCCGCCTGGCTGAAAGAAACGACTGGCTTGCCAACGCGGCTATTCGACGAACGTTTCACAACTGTCGCAGCCAATGCGAAAATTCGACAAGGAAAAACGACTCGAAAGAAGACGAAACAACGAGTCGATGCCGTTGCCGCCCAAGTTTTACTGGAATCGTTCCTGGAATCCTGCCGTTACCGTGGTGAGCTGTCCGGGCACATCCTGGAAGATTCAACTTCCGATGATTCGCTTGATGATGCATGA
- a CDS encoding type II secretion system F family protein yields MLSNRIENQSLSTLCERVGVAFEVGLDPHRVFEREAKHASTLYGRRMQSVADQVREGSALSDAVKSQGNYFPPHFAEMLEGGERSGKLDRVLERLAEYYQQLADFRGIFFNSILWPLVQLILAVVVVGLLIYLPAVLLPDAETSRTDLLGIGLTGERGVLIYISIVLTTLIVVATITVLIKNGYFAFLSNWAAHLPWIGRNLRVFAEARFVQTLALTIESGVDAASAVDLAFRCAGTKQFQSKASQSKQAILQGHDLHSTLADSHLFQEETIEVVELGEASGRLAETLDKHFRHLKSQVKSSMAKLTYAASAAIWVAIAIVLVLIIFRVFSLYVDGMGERATDVIQGPSGF; encoded by the coding sequence GTGTTAAGCAATCGCATCGAAAACCAATCGCTTAGCACCTTGTGCGAGCGCGTCGGTGTGGCCTTCGAAGTTGGTCTCGATCCCCATCGAGTCTTCGAGCGCGAAGCCAAACATGCGAGCACACTGTATGGACGCCGAATGCAATCTGTCGCCGACCAAGTTCGCGAAGGATCGGCTTTGTCCGATGCGGTGAAATCTCAGGGCAATTACTTCCCCCCGCATTTTGCCGAGATGTTGGAAGGCGGTGAACGATCCGGAAAGCTGGACAGAGTGTTGGAAAGATTGGCGGAGTACTATCAGCAACTCGCCGACTTTCGCGGGATCTTCTTCAACTCCATTCTCTGGCCGCTGGTTCAGTTGATTCTGGCAGTCGTGGTCGTGGGGCTTTTGATTTACCTGCCCGCCGTCTTGCTGCCGGATGCGGAAACCAGCCGGACGGATCTTCTTGGAATCGGTCTCACTGGTGAACGTGGGGTACTGATCTATATCAGCATTGTCCTCACCACCTTGATTGTCGTCGCGACGATCACTGTCCTGATCAAGAACGGATACTTTGCTTTCCTCTCCAACTGGGCGGCTCATCTCCCATGGATCGGACGCAACCTCCGAGTTTTCGCGGAGGCCCGCTTCGTCCAAACGTTGGCACTTACGATCGAATCGGGAGTGGACGCTGCCTCAGCCGTGGACCTTGCCTTCCGTTGTGCTGGAACGAAGCAATTCCAATCAAAAGCGAGTCAATCCAAACAAGCCATTTTACAAGGGCACGACCTCCATTCCACGCTCGCGGATAGCCATCTGTTTCAAGAAGAAACGATCGAAGTCGTGGAACTTGGAGAAGCCAGCGGAAGGCTTGCCGAAACTCTGGACAAGCACTTCCGCCATCTCAAGTCGCAGGTCAAGAGTTCAATGGCCAAGTTGACCTATGCGGCATCCGCCGCGATTTGGGTAGCGATTGCGATCGTTCTCGTCCTGATCATCTTCCGAGTATTTTCTCTCTACGTCGACGGGATGGGAGAGCGGGCAACAGATGTCATTCAAGGTCCATCCGGATTCTAA
- the hisA gene encoding 1-(5-phosphoribosyl)-5-[(5-phosphoribosylamino)methylideneamino]imidazole-4-carboxamide isomerase, with protein MEIWPAIDLRHGKPVRLRQGDYDQQTTFGDDPVEFAKRWQESGAKRLHLVDLDAARGDSPDANRNAVKRIIEATGLPCQMGGGVRDEETIESLLKVGVTRLVVGSRALKDPDWFVGMCDQFPGKLVAGIDARDGKVATQGWLETSDVSAFEFATKLRSRTENIAAIVYTDIAKDGMMQGPNFEGLAEMAAASDIPLVASGGVTTYDDIKQLVEMKMPAAIVGRSLYDGVMELGEVVRLAGDV; from the coding sequence ATGGAAATTTGGCCCGCCATCGATTTGCGTCACGGAAAACCGGTTCGTCTTCGCCAAGGGGATTACGACCAGCAAACCACGTTCGGTGATGACCCCGTCGAATTCGCGAAGCGATGGCAGGAATCTGGTGCCAAGCGATTGCACTTGGTCGATTTGGATGCTGCTCGAGGCGATAGCCCCGATGCGAACCGAAATGCGGTTAAGCGGATCATCGAAGCGACTGGGCTGCCCTGCCAAATGGGCGGCGGCGTGCGTGATGAAGAAACGATCGAGTCGTTGCTGAAGGTTGGTGTCACTCGGTTGGTCGTCGGTTCGCGGGCGCTGAAAGACCCGGACTGGTTCGTTGGAATGTGTGACCAATTTCCAGGCAAATTGGTCGCCGGAATTGATGCTCGAGATGGCAAGGTTGCGACGCAAGGCTGGCTCGAGACGAGCGATGTTTCTGCGTTTGAGTTTGCGACGAAGTTGCGATCGCGAACGGAGAACATTGCCGCGATTGTTTACACCGACATCGCGAAAGACGGCATGATGCAAGGGCCCAACTTTGAAGGGTTGGCTGAGATGGCCGCCGCGAGCGACATCCCTTTGGTCGCCAGCGGTGGTGTGACGACCTACGACGACATCAAGCAACTGGTCGAGATGAAGATGCCCGCCGCGATTGTCGGCCGGTCACTCTATGATGGAGTGATGGAGCTGGGTGAGGTCGTGCGATTGGCTGGTGACGTTTGA